GGGATGGGTCAGCCCCTCCTCCAGGCCGGCGCGGCGCGACAGCGCGGCGTCCAGCAGGTCGAGGGCGGCGGCCCGGGCCGGCAGACCGATGGCGGTCTCCGGCCCGGACTTCGAGAGGTCTTCGGGCGAGTTCGTGGTCACCGCGCCCGCCTGCCCGGAACGGGCCGCGGGCGCAAGCAACTTCAGGCGGCGGGCTTGCGGCCGGCCATCAGCACCGAGACGCCGAACAGCAGCATCGCGCCCAGCACCGAGAACTCGGCCGCCATCAGCAGCGGCACGATCGGCGGGCGGCCCTGCAGGATGCCGTAGAGCTGGCCGAGCAGCAGCACGTTGCCGACGTTGGCGACGACGAACACCACCCAGCCGAGGCGGCGCGGCGCGTGCGCGCCGGCCACGCCGTAGAAGGCGCCCATCAGGGCCAGGCCCGCCCAGCCCAGCAGGTTCATGTGGGCGTGCAGCGGGCGCAGGGTGAAGTCCTGGGTGGCGCCCATGAACATGCCGAGCGACATGCCGGCGAGGGCGTAGAGGACGGCGGCTGAGAAGAACGCGGTGGACAGACGGGACATGGCTTAGTTTCCCCCGAAACCAAATTGGGCGGGTCGTAAACCAGCGTTCCGCGAACAATGCAAATGTAGAATCGGCAATCTTCCGGGCCTAAATGCAGGCCATGGACGAGACCCTGCCCAACGCCGCGCCCGGCAAGGCGCTTTCCCCTGCGGCCCGCCGCGCGCTGGAAGAGGCCGAGGCCCGCCGCAAGGCCGCCGCCGAGGCCGAGCGCGCCCCCGAGCAGGGCGGCCCGCGCGGACCCGAGCCCACGCGCTTCGGCGACTGGGAGCGAAAGGGCATCGCGGTCGACTTCTGACGGCCCGACCGGTCAGACCCACGTCAGGTCAGAACAGCGGCTCTTCCGGCGGCGGCGTCTGCGGGGCGGGCCGCGCCTTTTCCAGCACTTCGCCGATGCGGTCCTGGGGCGCGGCGGGGGCGGCCGGCTGCGCCTGGGCGGCGGCCTCGGCCTCGGCCTTGGCGCGGGCGGCCTCCTCGCGGGCCTTCCGCTCGGCCTCTTCCCGCGCCTTCTCCTCCGGAGTCTTCTCGGGCGGGGGCGGGGGGCCCTCGATCCGCTCCTGGGCGAGCGGCGTGGCCTCGGCCGCCTCGATCACCGCGCCCGCCTCGGCCGTCCGCTCGCCCGGCAGGCGCGCGGGGGCGTCGGCCGAGAGGATCCCGGCGGTGAAGGAGCCCAGCGCGGCGACGCCGATCAGGCCGGCGACGATCTGCAGCACGGGACGGGGCATGGACCAGTTCATGGCGCGCGACCCTAATCCGGCCGCCTGCCGAGCGGAAGCGGCATCGCGCCGCAAGCGCCCGGGAGCGGGCCGGAGCCGCCCAGAGTAAACGCCCGTTAACCGTGGAGCGGCGAAACAGGGGGTTCTGAGGCCAGTCGGCAAGGGGATCTCGAAGGCATGGCGCGGGCGGCGCGGAAGACCGGCGTGGAGCTCTTCCTCCACATCGCGAAGCTGGTTTGGGCGCACCCGGGG
The Phenylobacterium zucineum HLK1 genome window above contains:
- a CDS encoding heme-copper oxidase family protein, with product MSRLSTAFFSAAVLYALAGMSLGMFMGATQDFTLRPLHAHMNLLGWAGLALMGAFYGVAGAHAPRRLGWVVFVVANVGNVLLLGQLYGILQGRPPIVPLLMAAEFSVLGAMLLFGVSVLMAGRKPAA
- a CDS encoding DUF1674 domain-containing protein; its protein translation is MQAMDETLPNAAPGKALSPAARRALEEAEARRKAAAEAERAPEQGGPRGPEPTRFGDWERKGIAVDF